A single Campylobacter hyointestinalis subsp. hyointestinalis DNA region contains:
- the rplD gene encoding 50S ribosomal protein L4 — translation MSKISVLNEKFEKTSEMELPASYAEVNSHNLYLYVKSYLSGIRANSAHTKGRSDVSGGGKKPWRQKGRGGARAGSTRTNVWVGGAVAFGPKNNRNYDQKINKKQKRLALEFALNDKVTNGKFFAVDSIEIASGKTKDAASVINKLGVRDALIIKNELDAKTLLAFRNLANCYVVDASEVNAYLVAVYSAVIAEKAALQSIVKEG, via the coding sequence ATGAGTAAAATAAGCGTTCTAAACGAAAAATTTGAAAAAACAAGCGAGATGGAGCTTCCAGCAAGTTACGCTGAAGTAAATTCGCATAATCTATATTTATATGTCAAAAGCTACCTTTCTGGTATAAGAGCCAACTCTGCTCACACTAAAGGTCGCTCAGACGTAAGCGGTGGCGGTAAAAAGCCTTGGAGACAAAAAGGTCGCGGCGGCGCTCGTGCTGGTTCAACAAGAACTAACGTATGGGTAGGCGGTGCAGTTGCATTTGGTCCAAAGAACAATAGAAATTATGATCAAAAAATCAATAAAAAACAAAAAAGACTTGCTCTTGAATTTGCTTTAAACGATAAAGTTACAAACGGTAAATTTTTTGCGGTTGATAGCATAGAAATAGCAAGTGGCAAGACAAAAGATGCAGCGTCAGTCATAAATAAACTTGGTGTAAGAGACGCACTTATCATCAAAAACGAACTTGATGCAAAAACACTTTTAGCATTTAGAAACTTAGCAAATTGCTACGTTGTTGATGCTAGTGAAGTAAATGCATATTTAGTTGCAGTTTATAGTGCAGTCATAGCTGAAAAAGCAGCACTACAATCTATCGTAAAAGAGGGCTAA
- a CDS encoding 50S ribosomal protein L23 has translation MADITDIKTILYTEKTLGLGEQGVVVIQTSPKMTKNSLKEVLKEYFGVTPLRVNSLRMDGKVKRFKGRIGVRNDFKKFYVKLPDGVSLENQEA, from the coding sequence ATGGCAGATATAACAGATATCAAAACTATACTTTATACAGAAAAAACTTTAGGCCTCGGTGAGCAAGGTGTAGTAGTTATCCAAACTTCACCAAAAATGACAAAAAATAGTCTTAAAGAGGTTCTTAAAGAGTATTTCGGTGTAACGCCACTTAGAGTAAATTCACTTAGAATGGACGGAAAAGTTAAGCGTTTTAAAGGAAGAATTGGCGTAAGAAATGATTTCAAAAAATTCTATGTCAAATTACCAGATGGCGTTAGCCTAGAAAACCAGGAGGCATAA
- the rplB gene encoding 50S ribosomal protein L2, producing the protein MAIRSFKPYTPSRRFMTSLSSEDITAKASVRSLLVKIPATAGRNHNGRITSRHKEAGAKKLYRIIDFKRKKFDIPGKVEAIEYDPNRNCRIALISYSDGEKRYIIRPNGLNVGDVISSAEAGLDIKPGNAMKLKSIPVGTIVHNIELKPGKGAQMARSAGGYAQLMGKEEKYVILRLPSGEMRQVLAECMATVGVVGNEDWANVTIGKAGRNRYRGIRPQTRGSAMNPVDHPHGGGEGKKNSGRHPVTPWGKPTKGAKTRRKKASDKLIISRRKGK; encoded by the coding sequence ATGGCTATAAGAAGTTTTAAACCATATACTCCAAGTAGAAGATTTATGACAAGTTTGTCTAGTGAAGACATCACAGCTAAAGCAAGTGTTAGAAGCTTACTTGTAAAAATTCCAGCTACTGCAGGTAGAAATCACAATGGTAGAATCACTAGCCGCCATAAAGAAGCTGGTGCGAAAAAACTTTATCGTATAATTGATTTCAAAAGAAAGAAATTTGATATTCCTGGTAAAGTAGAAGCTATAGAATACGATCCAAATAGAAATTGCCGTATTGCTCTTATATCCTATAGTGACGGCGAGAAAAGATATATTATTCGTCCAAATGGTTTAAATGTCGGCGATGTTATCAGCTCAGCTGAAGCAGGTCTTGATATAAAACCGGGTAATGCTATGAAATTAAAAAGTATACCTGTAGGTACGATAGTTCATAACATAGAGCTTAAACCTGGTAAAGGTGCTCAAATGGCTAGAAGTGCAGGCGGTTACGCTCAACTTATGGGTAAAGAAGAAAAATACGTTATCCTAAGACTTCCAAGCGGTGAGATGAGACAAGTTTTGGCTGAGTGTATGGCTACAGTCGGTGTTGTAGGAAATGAAGACTGGGCAAACGTAACTATCGGCAAAGCAGGTCGCAACCGCTATAGAGGAATTCGTCCTCAAACTAGAGGTAGTGCAATGAACCCAGTAGATCACCCACACGGTGGTGGTGAAGGCAAGAAAAACTCAGGCCGTCATCCAGTTACTCCATGGGGTAAACCAACTAAGGGTGCTAAAACTCGCCGTAAAAAAGCTAGTGATAAACTTATAATATCAAGAAGGAAAGGTAAATAA
- the rpsS gene encoding 30S ribosomal protein S19, translating to MARSLKKGPFVDDHVMKKVLAAKAANDNKPIKTWSRRSTIIPEMIGLTFNVHNGKSFIPVYVTENHIGYKLGEFAPTRTFKGHKGSVQKKIGK from the coding sequence ATGGCTAGATCACTAAAAAAAGGTCCATTTGTCGATGATCATGTTATGAAAAAAGTTCTAGCTGCAAAAGCCGCTAATGACAACAAACCAATTAAAACTTGGTCAAGAAGAAGCACAATAATACCTGAAATGATAGGTTTGACATTTAATGTGCATAATGGCAAAAGCTTTATTCCTGTATATGTAACAGAAAATCATATAGGTTATAAGCTGGGCGAATTTGCACCAACAAGAACATTTAAGGGTCATAAAGGCTCTGTTCAGAAAAAAATAGGTAAATAA
- the rpsC gene encoding 30S ribosomal protein S3 produces the protein MGQKVNPIGLRLGINRNWESRWFPSKATLPENIGEDYKIRKFLKTKLYYAGVSQILIERTAKKLRVTVVAARPGIIIGKKGGEVENLRAEVAKLVNKDITINIKEERKAGSSAQLAAENVAMQLERRVAFRRAMKKVIQGAQKAGAKGIKVSVAGRLGGAEMARTEWYLEGRVPLHTLRAKIDYGFAEAHTTYGNIGIKVWIFKGEVLQKGIQAEKNEDTAPKKPRRARRGK, from the coding sequence ATGGGACAAAAAGTTAATCCAATAGGTCTTAGACTAGGTATCAATAGAAACTGGGAGTCTAGATGGTTTCCATCAAAAGCGACTTTACCAGAAAATATAGGTGAAGATTATAAGATAAGAAAATTCCTAAAAACTAAGCTTTATTATGCAGGTGTTAGTCAAATTCTTATCGAAAGAACAGCTAAAAAACTTCGTGTAACAGTAGTTGCGGCTCGTCCAGGCATTATCATCGGTAAAAAAGGTGGCGAGGTTGAAAATTTAAGAGCTGAAGTTGCGAAGTTGGTAAATAAAGACATCACTATAAATATCAAAGAAGAGAGAAAAGCAGGAAGTTCAGCTCAATTAGCAGCAGAAAATGTAGCTATGCAGCTTGAAAGACGCGTTGCTTTCCGTCGTGCTATGAAAAAAGTTATCCAAGGCGCTCAAAAAGCAGGTGCTAAAGGTATCAAAGTTTCAGTAGCAGGTCGTTTAGGTGGCGCTGAGATGGCAAGAACAGAGTGGTATCTTGAAGGTCGTGTTCCTCTTCATACATTAAGAGCTAAGATAGACTACGGTTTTGCAGAAGCTCATACTACTTATGGCAACATAGGTATTAAAGTTTGGATTTTCAAAGGCGAAGTTCTTCAAAAAGGTATCCAAGCTGAGAAAAATGAAGATACAGCACCAAAAAAACCAAGACGTGCTAGAAGGGGTAAATAG
- the rplP gene encoding 50S ribosomal protein L16, which translates to MLLPKRTKYRKMMKGRNRGYATRGVDLALGEFGLKAVEAGRVNSRQIESARQAYTRHVKRQAKTWIRVFPDKPITKKPLETRMGKGKGGVEEWVMNIKPGRIIFEMSGISEELAREALTLAMHKLPFKTKFVTKESENEVY; encoded by the coding sequence ATGTTATTACCAAAGAGAACTAAATATCGTAAAATGATGAAAGGTCGCAATCGCGGCTATGCAACAAGAGGAGTCGATCTTGCTCTTGGTGAGTTCGGACTAAAAGCTGTTGAAGCAGGACGTGTAAATTCACGCCAGATAGAATCAGCTCGTCAAGCATATACTCGTCATGTTAAAAGACAAGCTAAAACTTGGATAAGAGTTTTCCCTGATAAACCTATCACTAAAAAACCTCTTGAAACTCGTATGGGTAAAGGTAAAGGTGGAGTTGAAGAATGGGTTATGAATATTAAACCAGGTAGAATAATATTTGAAATGTCTGGAATCAGCGAAGAGCTAGCCAGAGAGGCTTTAACTCTTGCAATGCACAAGCTACCATTTAAGACTAAGTTTGTAACTAAAGAGAGCGAAAATGAAGTATACTGA
- the rpmC gene encoding 50S ribosomal protein L29 — MKYTEISAKSVSELTALLKEKKVLLFTLRQKLKTMQLTNPNEIRDTKKEIARINTAISAAK, encoded by the coding sequence ATGAAGTATACTGAGATAAGTGCAAAGAGCGTAAGCGAACTTACAGCGTTATTAAAAGAGAAAAAGGTGCTTTTATTTACACTTAGACAAAAGCTAAAAACAATGCAGCTAACTAACCCTAACGAGATTCGCGATACTAAAAAAGAGATCGCTAGAATCAATACTGCAATTAGTGCTGCGAAATAA